The genomic region CATCCAACTCAGCCTAAGCACTGGAGCCTGCAATCTCATTTGCTCTAATTTacgagaggttgattggcattgcattaataATTATCATATTGTTAAAAAGGTACTTGCACTCTTAATTTTTCAGGCGTAATTTTCTGCCGTGAGTACAATGGGAAATTTAATGTGCAAATCTAGGAAGTTCTTAACAGTAACAGGGAGGCTAAGGGTGAGATGCTGTTTCAGCAAAACAAGCTGCAATGCAGCCTAAATCGACCAGCATGTGTAGTTAACACGCTGTTTTTTTTTATCCAGCCAGATCCTGCCTATTGTGTTTGGAATTGCAGAACACCTAGTGGGTTTTGATAACTATTTAGATCAATTATTCAAAACTGTCTTTCAGAAATCATGAAATGTTTTGTGGCTGATCATTTATAGTGATGTGTTCTTGTGACAATTCGCTGCATGctagattatttgttccagttgtgGATGGCTCCCTAAACTGTTGCAAAATGACCAATACTACATGTGAATTTACAagtcctaacctctggaattccctctctaagccttgctgcctctctcctcctttaagatgctccttaaaacctacctctttcacctgttctaatatcgcaTTATGTGGCTTAATGTCAAATTTTATTTCATAATAGTCTCTGtgaagtgcctgggatgttgtgctaagttaaaggtgctatagaaatgcaggttttTGTAGTTTTTGTCAGCAGTTAAAGTaagataaagaaagacttgcatttatataacacctttcatgacttcaggatgtcccaaagtgctttacagccaatgaagttcttttgaattgtagacactgttgtaatgtaggaaatgcactgACCCAGAATGGGATGCCCACCAATATTCAACCATTTCCTTCCCAATGTGCCTGTTACTAACAGTGGAATAACAACAAGTTGTACttctgcctttaacataataaaacaccccaaggcggATTAGCGGAACGTGATAAAACAAATTTTGACAatgagatattagggtagatgaccaaaagtttggcaaaacaggtaggttttaaggagcattttaaaagaggcggagaggtgtagagagacggagaggtgtagagaggcggagaggtgtagagaggcggagaggtgtagagaggcggagaggtacagagaggcagagaggtacagagaggcggagaggtgtagagaggcggagaggtgtagagaagtggagaggtatagagaggcggagaggtgtaaagaggtggagaggtgtagagaggcggagaggtgtagagagggaattccagagcttagagcccaggcagcagaaggcatggccaccaatgatggagcgattaaaagcggggatgcacaagaggtgagAATTgggggagtgcagatatcttggagggttgtggggctgaagagattacagagacagggaggggcgaggccatggagggatttgaaaacaaggttgagaatttttaaatcaaggtgttacttatctgggagccaatgtaggtcagcgagcacaggggtgatgggtgaatgcgaCTTGGTGCgaggaaggacatgggcagcagagctttggatgaccgaaAGTTAACTGTAATAAAACAAACATTCATATCTGCTTGTAATAATTTTGGCTCAACAATTGGAAGTGCTGTAGTAAGGAAGATCTAATGAACTGGAACTTTTGAATGAAACAAGAAGTGTTATTTCAGGGAGGTAAATGAATTAAGGCCACATGAGCCAGTGAAGTGGAATGTGACCAGTATGGAGACTTATGACTTTCACCTCCAAAGGCATGTCTTAAAAACAAGAAGATATCATGTGCCAGGCCAAAGGGTGAATCATTATCGGCCAGCCTGTGTGCAGTCTGCTTGTATGCAAATGCTTTGTGGCACCTCCGAGCAGCTTTAGAATTGTAGCCTGTGGTGTTCACATTATTTCGTAATATTCAAATCTTACTTCCATATCTCCATGGTAGTGCAGGCTCAGTCTTGTCTCAGTGAGTCACATTCTCACCTCTCAGTGAGAGGATCccatggatttaaggtaattggcaaaagaaccacaggggagatggggagaattatttttacacagtgagtcatTATGATCagcaatgcgctgcctgaaagggcggtggaagcagattcagccataactttcaaaaggcaattggataaatacttgaagggagaaattttcaggtctatggggaaagggcaggagtcATTCgaataattggatagttctttgaaagggctgccacaaggccgaatggccttcttttcTGTATGATTCTAAATGTAGTGCTTTGGGATATGTTAAGGATATGATCAGGTACAATCTCAAAGTAAGCTGACTTTTTCACCAATTTTGCCCCTTTTGTCAACAGAATTTTGCCTGTATCACATCAGTGAAAGCACAACAATAGTTCCACGGTGTGTTCCAGGACAGCTGGGTAGTGAATGCAACACCACAGGTAAACAATATCTCTTCTGCCACATTTTTATACTTTGCCCAATACCTCAACTTCATACATTTCATACAGTTATTTTGAGAGAAGAATTCAGATCAAACTTTTGAGAAACAAATTGGAACTGGAACTGGCATATAACAGATCATCTCTCCACCCTGTCTCATTGGCTATCTCTCTCTATTCTGTCTCATTAGCTTTCTCTCTATatcctgtctcaatggctttctccctCTATCCTGTCTCATTGGCTATCTCTCCACCTTGTCCCATTGGCTATATCTATCCACCCTGTCTCATTGGCTATCTCTCCACCCTGTCTCCTTGGCTATCTCTCTCCACCCTGTCTCATTGGCTTTCTCTGTCTATCCTGTCTCAttggctatctctctctatcttgtCTCATTGGCTATCTTCCGCCCTATCTCATTGGCTAGCTCTCTGCTCTGTCGAATTGTTTTGCATCTTACTCTTCTTTTCCAATAACTTCAATGTCAggtgccagccttggctcagtgggtagctttcactcctctgagacagaaggttgtgggttgaagtcacTCTAGAAATTTGAACCCacaaaattcaggctgacacttccgatgcagtactgagggagtactgcgctgttggaggtgctgtctttggaaTGAAACATTAAGTGAAGCTCCTGTCTGCCCTAGATCCCACAGTGTtcttttgaagaaaagcagtggcattctccccagagtcctgggtcaatatttatccctcaatcaacatcgctgaaacagattatctggccattatctcatggCTGTTGTGGGAGATTGATgtccgcaaattggctgccatacttCCAGAAAACTTGGATGGGAAATAATGGGCAAAAAAAGTATATCAGGGATTTATTGATGCTCATGGCATTTGACAGGTTGCTTATATTAATTTTTTTCACCTATAATTTCATTTCAAATATTTAGGACATATTACTTCAAAGTCCTTTGCTACCCTGTTATAATGTATTCTTTTCCAAACAGCAATGCCAGTTGTGATTCCCCAGGCAGCTGAGATGAGGAGATCAAAGTGCCCTCCTGCAATCGAAGGTTATTGTCTTAATGGAGAATGTGTGTACATCCCAGATGAAAATTTACACTATTGCAGGTGAGAAAGAACATATCACACTGAAGTTTTCTAAATCAACGTGGTATTTGTTAGATTGGCAGAAAGGCGCATGTACATCTGCCATGAACACCGAAAGACGGGTCGGACGGAAATCGAACTGGAAAAGTTTCTGCACATTTCTTTAGGTTCAAAATTACAGCCACTGGTTTGGTTTGAGTCGGAAGTCTGGTTAACACCTGATCTGATTTTACTTCCTATTCAAGTCAACAGTGAGTAAAAACTGTAAAACGGGCATTTGCTGGACAGTAAAGTTAAAATTGGGGCTTATATTTTTGCATGGGCTATTTAGATGCCAATCCAAGTTGCCTTGACGCAACTGATTGTGATTGATGTTCTCATTGTCAGCAGACCTGTGATTCTTTTCTTCCACACAAACGTTTCCACAGTAACCCCTGTATTCATGAAGAAACACTCACTTTTATTCTGTGACATTTCCCCAGAGGCAGCCGAGACTGAGTATAGTCTGCTGGTGACGCAGGGTAAGAATGGAGGTTAATTGGAACAGGGTGGAGGGAGACACAAGTCCATCTTCATTTGAAATTCATACCTTCTGTTCGTATTTTAACATCACACGATATTATGTTATTTATAGTTAAAGGGCAAAACTCAATGGCAGTTTGGGAAGCAGTGAAGTCTCTTGTACTTAAAGCTGAGAAACTGGGGACTTACAAAAGCTGAAGCATTGTAATGCCACAGGTGCTGGGAAGTTTTCAAAtattcattcttgttttcaaatccctccatcgcctctcccctccctatctctataacctcctccagccccacaacccaccgagatctcCGCActgctctaattccagcctcttgtgcatccccaatttccatcgctccaccattggcggccttgccttcagctgcctgggtcctaagctctggaattccctctctaaacctctccacctcgttctcctcctttaagacgctccttaaaacctacatttttgaccaagcttttggtcacctgtccttatatCTTACATAGCAGGATTTAAAATTTTTGTTAGCTAATGCTCCTGAGAAGAACCCCTAAgagattttactactttaaaggcgccatataaatgcaatttattgttGATGGCTGTAATTGCAGTGGAACAAATTTATATAAGCAGCAtaaattataaatgtggacataggaatttctaacaacaacaacttttaattatgtagtgcctttaacgtagtaaaatgtcccaaggtgctttacaggagtgttgctggacaaaatttgacatggagccacatTAGGATAGgtggaggtagattttaaggaatgtcttaaatggATAAAAGTTGCTAAAAAAGTATAACAAAAACATTACAACATGAAGTTCTGTACATAGGAAGTACACAGACTTAACATTTTTTGTTGTGTTAAGGTAGCTCTGGGGAATATACGATCATAGAAAAGAGATTAATTCACTACCGAGGGATTGTTGAATGATGAGGAAAAACAGCAAAGAGCAAATCCTTGACAGATAAGAGGCTGACTTGAAGGATTGGCTCAAATGGTGTTGTGGTTTATCTGCAGTCTCCAGTAAGGCTCCCCACTGGGAGAGGAGCACTGTAACATTTGCTTTCTCCACTATGGGCACTAGAACTCTctcaaacataggaacaggaggaggccattcagcccctcgagcccctCAATTACATCATGGTCGAACAGTACCTTAATTCCACCCACCTGTCTTGGCACCAAGGGACGGAACCAAAGGATTTCTGTGGTGCTTGTGTGATAGGTGTGCGAACCTTTTGACTAATTCCACATTTTCCTTCTCCAGGTGTGCAAAAGGTTTCAACGGTGCCAGGTGCATGCACTTTGAACTGGTTCAGCAACCAATGAGCAAGGAGGATGTGGCGCTGACAGTGGCTATAATATTCCTTGTTGTCGTGGGACTACTGATTGCCTCTTACTTGATCTATGTGAGGTATTTATTTTGGGGCATTCTTCAGAATCTGGAACGTAACAACGTCTTGCTTAGTTTAATTGCGCAAACAGAAAAATTGTAGAATTACATAAAATTTGCAGTGCAgatacaggccatttggcccatctggtctacactggtgtttatgctctatacaagcctcctcccaccctacatctcaccctatcaacatatccttctggtCCCCTTTCTCTCAAATACATATTTAGCtttcccttaaaggcatctatactAGTCACCTCATACACTctctggtagtgagttccacattctcaccactctttcgataaagaagcttctcctgaattccctattggatttattgttgactatcttatatttacttCTGAATATGGGTGTTCTAATTACAGCTTCTGGGTTATATCTTGCACATAAACCCTGGCAGTCTGGTACACAACGCCAATTATTTTGGGCTTATATTTCATTCTCACTGGGCTGTCTTGTTTGAAATTCCTGAGGTTTACAAAGGGCTGTTTTTAGTGCTTTTTCCTCATAGATGCAAAAAATGTGACCtcaaccacctaaaaggacaagagcagcaggctcTTCACCCCAGTTGGACATCCTGCACAGTCAGCTGCTATTGCTTGCATGAACAATATCCTTATTGAATATCTAATGCCATACAATTTTATAATTTTACAGATGCAGGAAGAACAGATCCAAACATCAACCACATGACACAGATGAAAAAGATCCAACAAAAATTGAATCTGAAGAGTCGTTCCTGGGGTTGAACACGTTACCTTCAAACACAACATTTCAGAACGTTCTTTACTGCTAAACACAGAGATTTATTTAAAGTATTTAAAATAAATCTACTGAAAGATGAGAATGATGCCACCTTCAGCTGTAGGTGCATCAGTGCTACAAATCTCATAGACAAAGAGTCTTATTTACTGTGAAAACCATTCTCTTTCCTTGGAAATTTTGCCTCCTCCCATCTCTTCTGAGGGCATTGATTTCTTCCTAGAATTTTCTGGGATAATCTTGTCTATTCCCCTCCTGTTCTGAAGATGTTGACTCCTCCCAATGGTCTATTTGCATGGATAAAGCAGCTTATCCAAGTTGCTGTTATTCTTGTTTGAAGCTTTGCATTAACTGTTGGCAATGTCTTCAACTGGGGGTGGAAGAGGAGGAAGCATTGACCTGAGCCCATTCTATTCCTTATCCAATGTTCACACAATGGTGCTTCCAGCCTGCATGGGCTTCAACAAGGATCAATAACAGTGGGCAACTTTCCCCCACGTCTCAACCGTAATTGATCTGAGTGCTTGAGCATTGCAACCTTTATCGAAAACAAGCATTGACGCATAAATATTTTAGTGCTACAGCTAATTTTGAAAATCTTTCCGGGGGAAACCTTTCCAAATGCCAACTCCATTTCCAGTGCACAGGATGCGTACGCTTTGTGTTTGGAGCAGTTTCCTAAAGGACTTAGATAATACTATGAATTTAAAATGAGAACACTCACCATCTTCTTGAAGCAGATCAGCTTATTTTGTGACAAATTCATTTATATTATTTATTTACAGCTATGTATTTATGATATATTCTGCCATATGAATATGGAGAAATTGCCTTAGATTCCAGCAGagggcaatgtttctttaactgatCCAAGGAAGGAATTTGGAATCTCCAACCGGCAGCTTCAGTTTTTGATTATTAAGCTTGGGGTAGATCTGTGTTATTTCTTTTGGCTGCAAATTTCAGAATTTCATCCTTAGCCAGGAACAGATCTCAAATACAAGTCCATTATCTTTCTAAATTTTATGAATAATTAATATTTACACTTGAGAAATTAAACAATGTATTTATTTATTAAGTGTACTTTAAAATGATGCatcttggaaggaagaatgaggagaggcaatataaattaaatggtgaaattttaaagggggtgcaggaacagagagaccagggGTTCACttacttcagttatgtagagagactggaaaagctgggattgttctccttagagaagaaacgGTTAAGAGGAGAcgtaatcaaggcattcaaaaccatgaagtgttttgatacagtaaatagggagaaactgttaccactggcaggagggtcggtaaccagaggacacagatttaaggtaattggcaaaagaacccgaggggagatgaggagaaatatttttacacaatgcgttgttgtgatctggaatgcgctgcctgtaagggtggtggaaacagattccacagtaactttcaaaagggaattggataaaaacgtgaaaaggaaaaaaaattgctgggctatggggaaagagcaggggagtgtgactaattggatagctctttcaaagagccagcacagctttgatgggctgaatggcctctgtgcaATATGACTCTGCTTGTAAAGGTGCAATCTGCAATCCATATTTCTGGTTGGGAGCCACACTTACCGGAATCATGGGTTAGATAATCAGGGCTCCAGTGCTTGTAACCCAATCTCCGATCCAAACTCTGCACTTGTGTAACTTTCCCTGGGATTACTGATTCATCCTAAAAGTATAGTTAGCCTGCAGCTTGCTCCCATTAATGAATTTTATGCTGTTCAGCAGATATAAAGGGAGCTGTTTTACAGGAATTCCCATTCCCATTATGTTGCTATGGTTCTTGTACTCCATTTAGTTGAAGTTGAGTTATTCCTTTACTGCAGTAGATGACTGAAAAATCATAAAACTATTTTAATCTAGCAGCTGGAATAACATTGCAAGTATGTTAAAAAAGCAATATTTTCATGATTTGAAAATTTTAATATTTCAGAACTAATCACAATTCCTCCCTCTGTTTTCACACATTGGAGCAACATTTCCAGTTTCTCCAATAATTCTTTACGCTGGCAAATATGTCAATAATGAAAATAAAGCTATGGTGCTATGGAAGTCTATTGATGTCTGTAGACAATGTGCTACTCACATCAATTTCTTTTTGCCTCTCTGAGGAGATTTTGTGGCTTTGgcggtgggggaagggagggaggaggagtttaTTCATGACCCTCGGGTCATCACAGTGTGTAGTGCAGGCTCGATATCGATGAACCAGCTGGTCTTTACCTGCCTGTCAACTATGTGTGTTCCTTTGATAGTTGAGTGGTAGAGATGTCCCAGAAACCCTTTCCTTTCCTGTAATTAGATTATTGACAGTCTGAATTGTAATTCTGTTGCTGCGTGAATCCCACTATTTCTGTCACAGGACTGTTAGCTTTATTAGAAACCTGCTATATACTCGTTGCCAAAGCAATCATCGGTGTATAATAGTGTTATGTAAATAGCTTGAATAGAGCGCTTTGCTTTCTTGATCCAAGTGCATTCCATCACAAATGTCTTACTCTCAATCCTGAAGCCACTGGGGGGAGTTTTCGCTTTTGGGCCCAGGGGGATCTGGGAGGGGTCTTGAAATCTGGTTTCCCCATGTACCtgttgggggatgggaggggggtgaAGTGGTCATTGGGGTCTGTATGAAAAACATGTAGTCCCAAGTGAACCAATGCCAGATTCAGCGCTCCCTAACTCACTGGGCAACATTCAAGGTTTAGTGAAAATGTGAGGGGAGCGTGAAGCGGCTTAAACCGGCACAAACTACCCAGTGACACACTGCCCTCCTTCCCCCTTTCAGAGACCAGAAGCTACTGTGTGAGTCTTGTGGCTTGGCCAAGAATGGATTGGTGAATCGCTTTTATAATAACATATAAATTATTTAACTTTCACattccatgtacagcacatcatcCTGAAAACTACATAAACACATATGGTCACTTAGTGAAACTCAGTCACTTCTATGAGAAAAGTATTGATCATTAAACATTAAGTCTGTGCAACCAAAATTATTGCTACCCAATTTATTGAGAATATTGAGATAAGCATGCAACATCAAGCATTGTATGGAATAGCATGTCGAAACTCTTTGTATTGCGATTATAAAAATGGAATCAATCTATGTATAGGTGTTTCATTTCTGTTGTTGTAACATTTCTGTATTTTCTTTACTCAGTTGTAAATTATTATTCAATAAATAAATTTATTATAAAAAGTGAGCATGGTGGTGTCTTAATAATCAACATAATCACAGATGGCATTTACAGATTTGACTGATTGTGAACAAAACTGTTCCAAGGTGACCTGACTTCAAGAGACCAGAACTGaacggttataactatcaggaaagattaaacagtctgggactcttttctccagaaaagagaaggttgaggggttacccgatagaggtctttaaaattacgaaagggtttgatagggtaaacgtagagaagatgtttccacttgtgagggagaccagaactaggggcctttAAGATAGTTActaaaatccaatcgggaattcaggagaaacttctttacccagagagtggtgagaatgtggaactcgctaccacagggagtggttgaggtgaatagtatcgatacatttaagggtacgctggataaacacaggagggagtaaggaatagagggatatgttgatagggtgagatgaagaggatggaatgaggctcgtgtggagcataaagacaGGCATGGACCATTTAGGctaagtggcctgtttctgtgctgtactttctgAATAATTATGTGTGTGTATTGCAGTTTCTCCGATGGCCGGTCAGGGTCAGTGGTGTGATATGGAGATGTTATATTGTATTTGTGCAATTATAtacagcattggtgagaccgcacctggaacattgtgtacagttttggtctctttacaagGATATCATTGCCGtatagggagtgcaacagaggttgaacagactgattcctgggatggtgggattgtcctatgaggagagattaaggtgACTGGGCCTgtatttcctggagtttagaagatgagaAGTGATGGCATTGAGGCatgcaacattcttacagggcgcaaaagggttgatgcaggaaggatgtttcccctggctgggggggggcggaattctttggaattctctatccctgatggctgtggaggctcagtcattgagtatattcaagacaaagattgctagatttctagatatttaagatatcaagggatatggggatagtgcgagtaaatggcattgaggtagaagatcagccatgatctggttaaatggctcagcaggctcgaggggctgaatggcctactcctgcttctatttcctatgttcctatgtatgaaCAAATACTTGGAAAGAAAATATGCAAGGCCGTAGGGAAAGAccaaagggagtgggactaattggatagctctttcaaagaaccagcacagacatggtgggccgagtgGTAGTTAGTCtattattccaggtttatttatcTAATTGAGAGAGAACGTTTTGGCAGCAAGAGGAAATGCCCAGGGGAAATATTTCCTTGTCAATGTTCCATTGCGctcaattcacacacacagacgcacatacATGTCTGCACACACATAGCTGTGTGCACAGTCATACACATGCAGAGGCGCATAAATACACAtgtgcacagacacatacacacgcatacacatccacatacacagacacacacacacatgcacatatacaTGCATGCGCACGCACACGCATGTGAacatctgcagacacacacacgcacagacccaTGTGCACTAGtaaacacacacatgcatacatgtACACATGCACACAGAGCAACATAATATCTATGAAAAATTAACAACTGAGATACTTATCTTTCTGAAACTGTTTCAAAAGCCCATTAGAAACATTGCAGCTGTCCCTTTCTCCAGCACTGTTCCAGTGATGTGCCTGTCAGGAAGGAATAGTCTACATCCTTTTGTTTAACTGAAGGTCTGAACTTTGGGTCAGGATGAAACATGCTGCTGGCTGGGCACGTGTTATAACCAGGAGCTGATGTCCTTCCTTGAGGTCAGGCACTTCAGTCTAAATTTTCAATTGCTTCAGTGTGGAGTGCGTCTCCTCATTAGTGACACACTCGACTGGCTCTGGACGGAACTAGTGTCAGTCAAGTTCCTGAGTGTCAAGGGAAATCAGCACAAAATTGGAAATCTGATGTAAGAGGAGCCGTTGTCAACAGCTGCAGCAAATGGTAGCGAAGAATTTTACATTGCCCTAGTGACTAAGAGCAAGGTCCCGGCTAATGGTTATAGGGGCTCGTAAAATGTACTCTTTTTTTTCACCCTACTCTATATTTCCCTTTAAATCACTTTTGACATCCAGGGCTAAATTTTGCTCAGCACATTAAGTCTCTCACTAAAGCTGAGACATTTAGCACAAGAATTTAGTAAAAGAATTTCCCTTTGGCATTACACATAGAGCAAAATATACTCCAAAGAACTGGGGTAAAACAAGTCTAAACCTTAATCTTCTTGTAGCAATGGACCAATAATTTAGATCCCTGAAGATAAAGTTTCCCCAGTGCCACGAATCTTTGTAGTAATT from Heterodontus francisci isolate sHetFra1 chromosome 1, sHetFra1.hap1, whole genome shotgun sequence harbors:
- the LOC137377225 gene encoding proepiregulin-like, whose protein sequence is MASTERILFLVLEFCLYHISESTTIVPRCVPGQLGSECNTTAMPVVIPQAAEMRRSKCPPAIEGYCLNGECVYIPDENLHYCRCAKGFNGARCMHFELVQQPMSKEDVALTVAIIFLVVVGLLIASYLIYVRCRKNRSKHQPHDTDEKDPTKIESEESFLGLNTLPSNTTFQNVLYC